Proteins found in one Pontibacter sp. SGAir0037 genomic segment:
- a CDS encoding electron transfer flavoprotein subunit alpha/FixB family protein encodes MSVLVFVEGLHGEIKKSSLEAAFYGSQVAQSLGTTATAVAIGDVTEDALTKLGAQGISKVLFDADERLKQFVAEAYVKVIAKAVAQEGAKVLVFAHSNIGAAVGSRLAVRLNGSLATNVTSLPKTDGGSFVVTRSVFSGKAFADVNLYAEVKIIAVQKNSFELTSQEGNTASVERFSAEVSDADFGAAPKETVLLDTGGSVPLQEAEIVVSGGRGLKGPENWHLVEDLAKALGAATACSKPVSDMDWRPHHEHVGQTGITVSPNLYIAIGISGAIQHLAGVNSSKVIVVINKDAEAPFFKAADYGIVGDAFEVVPKLIEAAKALDK; translated from the coding sequence ATGTCTGTATTAGTATTTGTAGAAGGTCTCCATGGAGAGATCAAGAAATCCTCACTGGAGGCGGCTTTTTACGGAAGCCAGGTAGCCCAGAGCTTAGGAACGACTGCTACGGCAGTAGCCATTGGCGATGTAACCGAAGATGCGCTGACTAAGCTTGGTGCACAAGGTATAAGCAAAGTTCTGTTTGATGCCGATGAGCGCCTGAAGCAGTTTGTGGCAGAAGCCTATGTAAAAGTAATCGCAAAAGCCGTGGCACAGGAAGGAGCAAAAGTATTGGTGTTTGCCCATTCTAACATAGGTGCGGCTGTTGGTTCGCGTTTGGCAGTACGCCTGAATGGCTCATTAGCGACCAATGTTACCTCTCTGCCGAAGACAGACGGAGGCAGTTTTGTAGTAACACGCAGTGTTTTTTCAGGAAAAGCCTTTGCCGATGTAAATCTTTATGCAGAAGTTAAGATAATTGCTGTGCAGAAAAATTCTTTTGAGTTAACTTCGCAGGAGGGAAATACGGCAAGCGTAGAAAGATTCTCTGCCGAGGTAAGTGATGCAGACTTTGGTGCTGCTCCAAAAGAAACCGTTCTGCTGGATACGGGCGGCAGTGTGCCGCTGCAGGAAGCAGAAATTGTGGTATCAGGCGGACGTGGCTTAAAAGGCCCTGAAAACTGGCACCTGGTAGAAGATCTGGCAAAAGCGCTTGGAGCAGCTACAGCCTGTTCTAAACCTGTATCAGACATGGACTGGCGCCCGCACCACGAGCACGTTGGCCAGACTGGTATTACCGTAAGCCCTAACCTATACATTGCCATAGGCATTTCTGGTGCTATTCAGCACTTGGCGGGGGTTAACTCTTCTAAAGTGATTGTCGTTATTAATAAGGACGCAGAAGCACCATTCTTTAAAGCCGCTGATTATGGCATAGTTGGGGATGCTTTTGAGGTAGTTCCTAAATTAATTGAAGCCGCGAAGGCTTTAGACAAATAG
- a CDS encoding antibiotic biosynthesis monooxygenase, with protein sequence MFISISSFIVANDMAPEVKEAFRQRPHLVDNAEGFIKLQVISPQENPNEIWLMTYWTDEESFNVWYKSHMYHDVHKGIPKGLKLVPGSVQIKRFEHICE encoded by the coding sequence ATGTTTATTTCCATTAGCAGTTTTATAGTTGCAAATGATATGGCTCCTGAGGTGAAAGAAGCTTTCAGGCAAAGACCACACCTAGTCGATAATGCGGAAGGATTTATAAAGCTGCAGGTAATAAGCCCGCAGGAGAATCCGAACGAGATCTGGTTGATGACCTACTGGACCGATGAAGAAAGCTTTAATGTATGGTACAAAAGTCATATGTACCACGATGTGCATAAAGGAATTCCGAAAGGACTAAAGCTGGTGCCTGGAAGTGTTCAGATTAAACGATTCGAGCATATCTGCGAATAA
- a CDS encoding electron transfer flavoprotein subunit beta/FixA family protein, protein MKILVCISNVPDTTSKINFTGDNKEFDKNGVQFVINPWDEYALTRAIELKEAKGGSVTVLNVGEADAEPNIRKALAIGADDAIRVNAHPKDAFFVAAQIAAVAKDGGYDMILMGRESIDYNGFQVHNMVGEMLGIPSVTPAFKLDMVDDSTARLEKEIEGGKEVVEVKLPFVASAQQPMCEPRIPNMRGIMTARTKPLKVVEPAGGEAKSEYVSFSKPEKKGGVRMIDADNAAELISLLRNEAKVL, encoded by the coding sequence ATGAAAATATTAGTTTGTATCAGTAACGTTCCGGATACTACCTCTAAAATCAATTTTACAGGCGATAATAAGGAGTTCGATAAGAACGGCGTACAATTCGTCATCAATCCGTGGGATGAATACGCTTTAACCAGAGCCATAGAATTGAAAGAGGCTAAAGGCGGATCAGTTACTGTTCTGAATGTAGGGGAGGCAGATGCCGAACCGAATATACGTAAGGCACTTGCTATTGGCGCAGACGACGCTATCCGTGTAAACGCACATCCGAAGGATGCTTTCTTTGTAGCAGCTCAAATAGCGGCTGTGGCAAAAGACGGAGGCTACGATATGATCCTGATGGGCCGTGAGTCGATTGACTATAACGGATTCCAGGTACACAACATGGTGGGCGAAATGCTGGGCATTCCATCTGTTACCCCGGCTTTTAAACTGGATATGGTAGACGACAGCACTGCACGCCTCGAAAAGGAAATTGAGGGTGGCAAAGAAGTGGTTGAAGTAAAACTGCCGTTTGTGGCCAGTGCGCAGCAGCCAATGTGTGAGCCGCGCATCCCGAATATGCGTGGTATCATGACGGCCCGTACCAAGCCCCTGAAAGTAGTAGAACCTGCAGGAGGTGAGGCCAAATCGGAATACGTAAGTTTTAGCAAGCCAGAGAAAAAAGGTGGCGTACGTATGATCGATGCCGATAATGCGGCAGAATTAATTTCATTGTTAAGAAACGAAGCTAAAGTACTATAA
- a CDS encoding cell wall metabolism sensor histidine kinase WalK gives MTFSTKLTLSFTFLFVAIFCIMGITVYFFSERYTRQEFRERLQDRAHVTAQLYLDEDELSPRMMQRVRVQFTKSLPEEEVHLYHLNRTPAFESDSIDLPNLEQVFDRLNRELSIHFMNNERQWVGRLFDDNQGRFYVLVSAQDLYGQSKLRNLQEVLLISFLVSLVLVVICARFFTRQVLQPISGIVHEVNEIRASNLHLRVKERNVKDEIGYLTKTFNQMLDRLEMAFEMQKNFISNASHELRNPITAISGEIEVALLRKREPEEYMASLEILQKETDRLQKLTSDLLRLTQTGFDEVDMRQEDVRLDELLLECIDEQQRANQLARVLLHLEEMPEDPDLLRIKGNVSLLKIALGNVMDNASKFSGNQEVHVWLRLTDAQVTVVVQDKGMGIPANEQAHVFQTFYRAQNARGHSGTGIGLSLTDKIIRLHNGNMRFTSELGVGTTFSISFKR, from the coding sequence ATGACCTTTAGCACCAAACTCACCCTGTCGTTTACCTTTCTGTTTGTGGCCATCTTCTGTATTATGGGTATTACAGTTTACTTTTTCTCAGAACGCTATACCAGGCAGGAGTTCCGGGAGCGGCTGCAGGACAGGGCGCACGTTACGGCGCAACTATACCTCGATGAAGATGAATTAAGCCCCAGAATGATGCAGCGCGTAAGGGTACAGTTCACTAAATCACTACCCGAGGAGGAGGTGCACCTGTATCACCTGAACCGTACACCTGCTTTTGAGTCTGATAGTATTGATCTACCCAACCTGGAGCAGGTGTTCGACAGACTGAATAGGGAGCTTTCCATTCACTTTATGAACAATGAGCGCCAGTGGGTAGGAAGGTTGTTCGACGACAACCAGGGAAGGTTTTATGTGCTGGTGTCGGCGCAGGATCTGTACGGGCAAAGCAAGCTGCGAAACCTGCAGGAGGTATTGCTGATCTCTTTCCTGGTGAGCCTGGTACTGGTGGTGATCTGCGCACGCTTTTTTACCAGGCAAGTGCTGCAGCCTATCAGTGGCATTGTGCATGAGGTCAATGAAATAAGGGCCTCTAACCTGCACTTGCGTGTAAAGGAGCGCAATGTGAAAGATGAGATTGGTTATCTTACCAAAACATTTAACCAGATGCTCGATAGGCTGGAGATGGCATTCGAGATGCAGAAAAACTTCATTTCCAATGCCTCACATGAGCTTCGTAATCCCATAACAGCCATTAGCGGCGAAATTGAAGTTGCCCTGTTACGCAAGCGGGAACCGGAGGAGTACATGGCTTCGCTGGAGATACTGCAAAAGGAGACGGATCGTTTGCAAAAGCTCACCAGCGATCTGCTGCGGCTTACGCAAACCGGTTTTGATGAAGTAGACATGCGGCAGGAGGATGTGCGCTTAGATGAACTGCTGCTGGAGTGCATCGACGAACAGCAGCGGGCAAACCAACTGGCCAGGGTGCTGCTGCACCTGGAGGAGATGCCCGAAGATCCTGATCTGCTTCGGATAAAGGGAAACGTAAGTCTGCTGAAGATAGCTTTGGGCAATGTGATGGATAATGCCAGTAAATTTTCTGGTAATCAGGAGGTACATGTATGGCTTCGGCTGACAGATGCACAGGTAACGGTGGTGGTGCAGGATAAGGGAATGGGTATACCTGCCAACGAACAGGCACATGTTTTCCAGACCTTTTATAGGGCGCAGAATGCCCGTGGTCACAGCGGTACAGGCATTGGTCTGTCGCTGACAGACAAGATCATCAGGCTACACAACGGAAACATGCGTTTTACCTCAGAGCTGGGTGTAGGCACCACGTTTAGTATCAGCTTTAAGAGGTAA
- a CDS encoding bifunctional nuclease family protein → MKKIQLEILGLSSSQSQTGSFALVLGEREGNRRLPIIIGMFEAQSIAIQIEKINPNRPLTHDLFKTFAEQMNVSITEILISDLKEGVFYSKIMCTDGVKDFELDARPSDAIAIGLRFGVPIYTVESVLSEAGIILSDLEDEEEDSSEMLKSSSSSASTSSNTSSSKESLSQTSVDELNKLLNDALEKEDYERAAKIRDELNKRN, encoded by the coding sequence GTGAAAAAAATTCAGTTAGAGATACTCGGCCTTTCTTCCAGTCAGTCGCAGACAGGATCGTTCGCACTGGTGTTAGGTGAAAGAGAGGGAAACAGAAGATTGCCTATTATTATCGGGATGTTTGAGGCACAATCTATCGCTATTCAGATAGAGAAGATTAACCCGAACCGGCCGCTCACACACGATTTGTTCAAAACATTTGCCGAACAAATGAATGTGAGCATAACCGAGATTCTCATTTCCGATCTGAAAGAAGGCGTGTTCTATTCCAAGATTATGTGTACTGATGGCGTTAAAGATTTCGAGTTGGATGCAAGGCCATCCGATGCAATTGCCATCGGTCTTCGTTTTGGAGTTCCGATCTATACAGTAGAAAGTGTATTGTCGGAAGCGGGTATTATCTTAAGCGACCTGGAAGATGAAGAAGAGGATAGCAGTGAAATGCTGAAAAGCAGCAGTTCCTCCGCATCCACTAGCAGCAATACGAGCAGCTCTAAAGAATCTTTAAGTCAGACGTCAGTAGACGAATTAAATAAATTGTTGAACGATGCACTGGAAAAAGAGGATTACGAGCGCGCTGCCAAAATCCGGGACGAACTGAATAAACGAAACTAG
- a CDS encoding tetratricopeptide repeat protein — MSQNRLEQLFRFLEEDPSDPFTIYAIATEYRNTDKQKAMEYYERLLAEHENYVGTYYHAAKLYEEFGQNDVAERIYKKGMQISRQEGNMHAFSELQQAYNKMMGLDYEDE, encoded by the coding sequence ATGTCTCAAAACAGATTAGAGCAACTTTTCAGATTCCTGGAGGAAGACCCAAGTGACCCTTTCACTATTTATGCCATCGCAACTGAATATCGCAATACCGATAAGCAGAAAGCAATGGAATATTATGAGAGACTGCTTGCTGAGCACGAAAATTATGTTGGCACTTACTATCACGCTGCTAAACTGTACGAAGAGTTTGGACAGAACGATGTAGCAGAGCGCATTTATAAGAAAGGAATGCAGATAAGCCGCCAGGAAGGCAACATGCACGCTTTCTCAGAACTGCAGCAGGCTTACAATAAAATGATGGGCCTCGACTACGAAGACGAATAG
- a CDS encoding response regulator transcription factor, translating into MNILVVEDEPNVVAFVKKGLQEQSYEVDVAYDGQTGLSLARQKDYSLIILDVILPNSNGIQLCSDIRKQNAHVPILMLTALGTTDDVVKGLDAGADDYLTKPFKFKELLARVRALKRRKNLARASDILTLADLEVNLATKSAVRSGKEIKLTAKEFLLLEYFIRNKGKVLSRLDLLENVWGLNFDLSSSVVEVYVNYLRNKIDKSFEVKLIHTVPGTGYVFKVQ; encoded by the coding sequence ATGAACATACTAGTAGTGGAAGACGAGCCTAATGTGGTAGCTTTCGTGAAGAAAGGCTTACAGGAACAGTCGTATGAGGTAGATGTGGCGTACGACGGGCAAACAGGGCTGAGCCTGGCGCGCCAGAAAGATTACTCGCTCATTATACTGGATGTTATTCTTCCGAATAGCAACGGAATTCAGCTATGCAGTGATATCCGGAAGCAAAATGCTCATGTGCCCATCCTGATGCTTACTGCTTTGGGAACCACCGACGATGTGGTAAAAGGCCTGGATGCCGGGGCGGATGACTACCTGACCAAACCATTCAAATTTAAAGAGCTGTTGGCCCGGGTGAGGGCTCTTAAAAGGCGAAAGAATTTAGCTAGGGCAAGCGATATACTTACTCTTGCCGATCTGGAAGTAAACCTGGCTACAAAGTCGGCGGTGCGCAGCGGGAAAGAGATTAAGTTAACTGCTAAAGAATTTCTGTTGCTCGAATACTTTATACGTAACAAGGGCAAAGTCTTATCGCGATTAGACCTGCTGGAGAATGTGTGGGGGCTGAACTTCGATTTGAGCTCCAGTGTGGTAGAGGTATATGTAAATTATCTCCGAAATAAAATAGACAAGAGCTTTGAGGTGAAGCTAATTCATACAGTACCCGGAACGGGCTACGTTTTTAAAGTGCAGTAA